The Aspergillus luchuensis IFO 4308 DNA, chromosome 4, nearly complete sequence DNA window CCTGATCACCACATAGTATAAAGTTATCCAGTTTCTGATCTAGATAAAAAGCTTCATACGTCGAAAGCTTTTCAAAGACATCTTCCAGATAAGACTTTATCAGCTTCTCAGGGACTTTTTCGTTGCTGCGAGCCAGATCATCTAAAGTAATCCCACGGATGTCTGATAATAAAAGTGCAGGTAGGCCATCGTAGTACCCCTCGCCGTAGAAGTATGGAATCACTTCCCCCTGGAGGCTCTTTAGTTTGGTGTAGGCTGTTTTTTCATCTTCaaattcttcttcccagtccTCCTTTTGTtgcttgatgatgatagatgTGGCTGTTTCTGGGATCATATGTCGATATGAGTTTTGTTCAAGGTGGAAGCGGTACACTGTTCGACATGGATCTAGATGCTCGACCTTTGTTGCTCTGATTTCATGGCCGTCTAGCTGGATGATCTACGGGGGTTAGTATAATCCAATTCTCTGGTAATATGTAGAAAGATAATATCTTACTTTGGCTGGTCCCATGGCCGTGGAGGGATAGTTCATGACCGCTTAAGCATTCGCCAAAATTAAGAGTGTTGAGAAGAATAAGGATAAAGAAAGAACTTAAATGATAGCAACAAGATAATGACTTACATCATGTGGTCTGCCAATGTAAGGGGAAATCGCTATATAGTCTAGGCTGCGATTGTCAACCTAATTTAGGCTGCATATGAAGTACTAAGGAACCGGCTTTCGGTTCTTGATTTCTGCATCAAACTGAGTATGCAAATGAATGCATCTCGTACAGGTGTGGATtgaaaatagaataatctaCTCTGTATTCTGCTGTTAGGGTCCAAGCTAGTGCGCAATTGAGAATTGAAGTTTCACAATCGTGGACGTGATTCATCAACCCGGTTTCCTTTCAAACAATGATCTCAGAACGTTGCGCCCAGTGACCGAAGCTTGGCTGGCCTCTCAAGAAAGTCCTGGTCTTCTATGTCCACCTTTACCGGTCCTTGTCCATAAGGTGTTTGGGCAATGGCTGGAGTAGGCGTAGTCACCTGTCCATAAATAATCTCTTGCTTTATTCTGCTAGAGCACCTAGTCAGCTACTAATTCAACGCATCTTTTTGCTACGATTCATGTTAATTTGCTTGCTTCCGTTGTTTCGTTGCTTTGCTAGTAATATGGCGCCTCAAATAAGGCCTATCCGAGACTGGATTTAGAGGTGGAGACTGAAACAACCTGAATCTAGAAATAGACTTCCTCCCGAGAACTGCATCGTACTTGTCCGTGTCCATGTCCAGGACCAGGAATTTGGTGCGATAAACGCCTTCATATCGTGTAAACCTCCAGTACACCTCAATTTCAGATTTTATCGCGGACCCCGTACTGGGGGTGCAGACCAAGACATTTGGCCAAGGTTTCAATGGGACGTCTAATTCCTTCGCAAATTTGTGAGACATAATATCAGCAGAAGCGTTTGTGTCAAGGAAAATAAGCGCCGCTGTCCTCGTATCCGAGGAAGGGCCCCAGAAATAGGCGGGTGCTGAGGGAAGGTCTTTCTCGTTCTGCACGAAGATGTCGCTCGAAGCATCTAAAGGTGTATGCTTAGTGTCAGAATGCTCTTCACTGAGCTTTATCCTGCGAGATTCCATGGGTATCTCGAGATCCTCGACCCGCTTTCCATCATATCCTTGTGGTTTAGACGTCGAGGAATGAAGTGCTGGATTTGCATTTACTTCACTATTCTGTCCTGGAGACTCGATTTCATTCATCTTTCTTAGTTCGTCAAGATCCATTTGCCTCGATCTGTCAAAATCAAACTCAAATGAGGACGATGATTCTGAGCTGCAAGCAAAATAAGCATTTTTCTGGAAATAGCCATCATACCATAACCTCTCCTCCCGGGGAGGTCGCTCTATACTGGGATATGCTTGAATACTATTCTTGATCAGCCAGTCGTAGACCTTTTCGGAGCAGTTGtggatattattatcacTCTCCTGTCCGTTATCATCGGCCCATGGTAATGCCCGGAGCGAGAAAGAGTGGACCTCCTTAGCGATATGATTGAACAGTGCCTCTTTTTCCACTCCGACTTCGTCGGCTTCTGGCCAATTGCACAGTGGACAGTGTCGGATTTCTGATGGTATTGTCTTCTTGGACAACTCATCCAGGACTGGTATATGGGCTAATGGAACGGTCGCAGCATGAAAGAACTTTGTGTGCTGTACAAagtctttccttctcgaaAATTTTTTTCCATCACAACATGCAAAGCATGTCCAATATGTCATGCTGTTGTGGTCCTTCAGCATGTGCTGTCGCCAACTATCCTTTGTATTGAAGAGGACATAAGGCTGATCGCAACTAGCCAAAACACAGGTGTAGGGGCTCAAATCATCTTCGATATGTTTCCTAGTCTTGTGTTAGCTTGGCCGTTATTGGATCTGTATCAGGAATCTCACCTCCACCTAATATCATCTGTCATTTTTGCAGGAAGCGCTTCGCAGCAACAGGGACACCGAAAGAGCCGCGCATCATCTTTGAGCTGAGGCGGGCGCGGGTAATCTACTTCGAGTGCAGTGTTTGATACTGCAGAAAGCGTGACGGATTTAGCGTGGTCTATTTGGTGTAGTGTGTGGCCTGGTTGTGGTAACTGAAAGCCATCGGACAATCTGGAGGCACTGGTCCCAGTGATTACGGTGTTGTTGGCGTGTATTGGGCTATTATTTAAGGATTCCCAGCCTGGTTTTTCTTGAGGTGTCTCCTTCTGTGCTGATCCAGCTGGCTTCGGTACAGGTGTGCGACGTACGTTGCCAGCGTCCAGACCCATGGCGTGTCTCTGAGAGTACAAAAAGCGATTTCGACGCTTTAGGTTGCAGTGTACCAATCGCAATTGTACTTCATTCAACTGCGATGAGTCTCTTTTTTGGATACGACCATTCAATTGACATAGTAACATTCCGACAAGGTGGCCTTCTAGTTCCTGGTGCTCTGATGCGTTAAACAGTTGGTCCGCCTTTTGCAACCGTGAACGTCGTCCGGAGCGACGAATGGCAACTGCGACCCGGGAAAGTTGATCCATCATCGACTCAATGTCATACATTGACTCATACAACAGGTTCCCGGACGGATTCTGCAACTCATGACAGTCTGGCGACTGTCCATCAGAGCTGGAATCATCGGACCATGGGGAAAAGGATCGCCCTTGTCCTTCGTGCTCAGAAAAGGTAGGGTCTTCCTCATTATGAGAAATATGCGAAAAATCTGGTGTTTTGTTTCGATTTAGACATTCGTCAATCATAGTACTTAGCAGGCGCAATATATTGACGATCACATCGTGAGCTTCGGGCCTCGAAGCTAGTCTCGAGTCCAAAGAAGCTCGTCCTCTGGCGCAGGCTCCGGTGCCTGATATCCATAAGTTCATATCCGCAAGACGATTCTCAGCCCACTCGTTTTCCATGAGTGGTGGATCTTCCAAGCACTGTGTGAAAAGGTCGACGCACTGCTGTGCAGCTTCTTTTATGCCCCGCTCCATGGCTGTTAGGTATTTCGTTGCGTACGTAGTGGCCAAATGCGACGTGGAGATGTGCTCAAGTAGATAGGATCAGCTGAGAGGTTACGGTATCACGAATCTCGCTGGTCTAATATTGATCCGACCCCGCTCCTGCTGCACAGCGCTTACTTCAGTACGATGAGGACGAACCTGTTTCTGTCCTCTTTCCTGCCTTGTTTTGGGGGGGGATTTCTTTTGGCTACTTCTCTTTAGCTTTCCATAGAAATGGCACAGCAACCCACATATATTCTCTCTCCCAATTTCCATTTCAAGCCAGGAACGGGCCCTATCGGATTAGGGAACATAATATCACACCCCCTGCGACCGCACCGAGCCCTAACAACTGTCGATGCGACGACGCTAGAGAAAGTTTACCCGCGGATAGAAAGATTTACGGACTGCGAGCGAAGTATTGAACGAGGCGACAGCCGCGATGTCTCGATGAGCTTGTGGGCAGAGTTCCTGCAGACGGTATCCGGAAAGTTGTCGGGCGGACGGGGTAGCGATGTGCGATCAAACTATACGATGGACCAACTGGAGACAGAATACTTTGTCACCGACCCTCCGCTTGAAGAGATCCAAGCACGTCTAAAAGCCCCTCGTGTTCAGGCTGTCACCAAGGCAGGCAGGGCTCCTGGGTTCAGGAACCCTGTTTACATGGTTACGGGTCTCATGATAGCGAAAGGGTTTACCGCCACTATGGAGAACAACAAACGCCACAATGGGGATATTGGGGTTGGCGGCAATATTCCATCGCCGGGGATTCAAGTTGGCGCTGGAGCTAATCTTGCCAAATCGACCAGCACAGAAGAATCAGATACTTGGCGGGCGGGCGAGGACATAGTGTTTGCATATCAGCTTCTCAAGATAGAGGTCAAGGGTTGGAAAGGCGATAGAGTTAAATACGATGAGCTGAGGCACAAGGCCGCCTATTTGAgcaaagatgatgaagatgagacagatgaggacgaagatgccgTGGAAGAGATCATCATATGTTCAGCTGATCCGGGCACTTTATCCAGTGATCATGATCAAGGGAGTATGACTGTGACAGAAATTGGAGAGGGGGGTAGTCGAGTCAGCTGTATTTCTTCGATAGTTGGGAGTAATCCCTGACTCAGAGTGATCAGTTCTCATAATCAGAGCCCAGATAACTTGCCGCCAATTTTTGCCCACCGGGCATCCTCCGGAATACCTATCAAGCCCCGTACCGTCAGATATAAATAACCTGACTGGAGCGTGTTAGAGGATATGGCCCTGAAGATTGCATTCATTCCCCGACGTGTCCAGGCTCGGTTTTTGGCATTGTAGAATGGCTTCTCGGGAGGGCGAGAACTAATATATCCCAGAAGAGATCCTGCTATTCCGGCCGCTATAGCCGTAGCAACTGATGTTCCAGACCTATACTCTTCGCCATCAGAGTTGGGCCACGCAGAAGGAACGTCTATGCCAAGAGTCCCGAAATCCACCGGTTCATCTTCATGCTTAGGGGGGTTAAAGTCTGCAAATAGGCCGTTTGAATTCGTCCCTCGAATAGAGATGACAGACTCGTGTCTGGCAGGAAACATTTCTCGATCATTGGCCCCGTAATTTGACGCAGctgcaaagaaaagaatggaatCTTTGCGTTTGTATAGCGCTTCGCGAATTGCGTCACTGATACACGGCTGTTCGTCTGCAAAGCCGAACGAcatggagatgatgtcggCTTCCCATTCTCCACTTGCCCAAGAAATCGCCTAAGCAAGTCAGCTGAGCCACATTCAGTACTTCCTTTGGAGCACTAACTTCTGCAACTTGGTCGCTGGAATTCAAGAGTTGATGGGGGCTTTTCGCAATGCGTGCTACATAGATATCAGCATCGGGAGCGCATCTTAGCACGAGAGACACCAAATGAGTGCCATGTCCATGACAATCTTCGGGCTGGCTCGAACCATCAGCCCAGTCTTTCCAGCCTTTAAGACGTTCCATAACATCaggtgaaaagaaaaacgggGCATTATCGTCGTAACCAGTGTCCAAAATCGCTATCCGTACGCGCCGGGATACCCCGCGTAATCCCGCTGCTGGTGCAACTTGAGCTAGCTCCCTATTAAACTCTTTCAAGTCTAATAGCCAGTTGCTAGCGTTTTTCTCACTTTCAGTGCGCTTCCTCCTGCGCTCTGGCGCTTTGCCCTTGTCAAGATTTTCCGGTACAGTGGCTTCTTTGATTTTCGCATCCTGGGAAAGTACATTAAGCGGGGCGATCTTCTCATAATTGTCGATCCATTTCGTGCCCTGTAGGAGGTTCTCAAGCGGAAACACAACTTCCTCGTATAACATGTTCCTCCGTTGCTTGAGGTTTTGTCTCTGTTCAGAGGCAGATAAACCTTCCATGCAAGCCGCCTGGTCGAATGTACCGGGCTCCAAACAGTGGCATATTGAATTCATATAGTCGGGGTAGTCGAAATTCTTCCAGCACTCTTCATCCTTTGCATAGTTGATGGCTGTGAGCAATTCAGCATTGACTTCGGCAGCCAAGGGCTGCCCCTGTTTCTCACGCTTGGGAAGCGGAAACCCAAGACCTATCTCAACCAGCATAATACCAAGCGCTCTGATCCTTGGATAGACATGCACCATCCCAGGAACCTTATATTGTTCGTAGCACAACGGATCTTCATCGTTGAAATGTACTGATACATATGGTTTCCAGGTAAAAAGCTTACCCTGGCCCCTACCCCCAGATGTATCACTTTCCCTCATAAATTGAATAGTCTCGCTTGTCCATTTTGTTCGCATCCAATCTGTATCGTAGTACTGCCAGACAGAGTATGCTATTATGTAAGCTAGTACAAGCCTCATTCGTGCCGTTAGATGGTAGGTGCTGAGGATTTTCGCCAAACATATCCCTGGAATATGGTCGACTTTCTGCTTGTGGGGCTCAAAAAAATGATAGAGTTCCTGGTCTTCAATAGATAGGCAAAGGCGCCAGCCTTTGGCTAGATCGAGTAAACGGCAGAATTGGCCTTTCTCTGTTCGTTGCCTCATTTTTGCAGACAGATTGTCGGCCTGCTCATCTCTatatccatcatctcccccaAGAAATTGGACGCACTTTTTGCCGTGTGTATGGCCGTTTGGCACAAGCAGCTCAATATCTTGCCAGTGAGTGAGCTGTGACTGGTCCCAAAAGGGCTTTGATGAGAACAGCATATCGAATTGCACCAGACTGTTACTGGCCACTGACTGGGAAGGTGGCTGTAGCAGGAGACACACTAGGTGTCCTCTCTCCATTTGCCTACGCACTCCATTGCCCTGGCAAGTACAGCACATTTGCTCTCGTAGAACACGATGAGCAATTGCGTTAGCAAGATCTGAGCGCTCTGGGCGAGCGGCTCTCTTTCTAGAATTGATATCTCCACTTTCATCGCGCCTAGATGACTTGCGATTGCGCTCAATGAATTTTTGGATATGAGAAATGGCCACCTCGGCATCGCGAGGACACGCGGTAAGCTGATCAAGTCCTCGTCGAATCTTTTTCTGGGCCTTTTCATAAGATGCCCCGTCAGGGAACGGCTTTGCTATCGCTTCAAGGAGAGGATAGTCATTTGTTGGGATATTCTTCGGCCACTATTCCAAGCTCATCAGGCTCCATCGACATAGATTTAGATTTCTGCCACACTTACATTGCACATAGCCTCCACATCTCGCAGTAGCTTGGATATTCGCAGTCGCAGTTGCCTCTCCTGATCTAAGCCAGCCGTGTCGATATAGttggcgacgaggaagagctcaGCCCCGAGACGCCCACATAATGGTCGCTTGGACTCAACGCCCAGTAAAGACGCGATGTTAGCGACTTGGGCAATGGCAGTATGTGCAAAGTCTATTGGATCCTCACTCGCCATTCCGTTGATGTCACGATTTAGCATAGGTGACCATGGAAATGTTTGAAAAACAGTGAGGCGGCTGAGCGATGCGGGGCAGACTCAGCTGATGATAGCGCGCGCCTATTCACCGCGTGTTCAACCCAGCCCTTGACTACCTTCATATTCTTCGCTTCCTCGGTCGGGCAGTCCATTCTCATGATGAGCCTTGAGATCGGGCTTCTTAAAAACTTAAAGCCACGACGACTTAGAATTCGGGtgattttctagatataaATCCATCTCGAGGGCCTTAATCACTGATTACCTACGTAGTTGCAAGATTCGGCCAGCGGAACTTGGTAAATGTAGAGCGATTCCATACCTTCTATAACCAACCACTGCAACTACATCAAGtacccatcatcaccatcaacatcacctACACCCTCCCTCTCAAAAACAACTTCTCcggcctcatccacctcaAAAACCCGTGCACCCCAACCATCCCACTCCCATTCCtcgcctccccatcctcactcACCCCCTTCACCTCCAACTCATAAAACTTCCACGACCTCAGAATCCACAAACACACCGCACCCAGCACAAACATACAAGCAACATACACCTGGGCACTCAAATACCCAGCCCCGCTCCCCGCCATACTCAACGCAATGGCCTCAGCGACCAAATTCGGCGCCACCAACATCAAACACACCATACCAAACGTCGACGGGAGACGGTTCAACCCGACCACATCAGTAAGCACAGGGGCTATAGTACCCCAGAAGGTCCCGCAGACCATACCGCACAGCACCGcgaagaggagcaggagtgCATATGAATGGGCAGGGATCCAGATAGCGAGACACAAAAACGCGCACGACGCCGTCATAGCCATGGAGATGGTGATGCGGCCGTAGGCATCACTGATGTAGCCAACGACCGGAcggccaaggacaaggccgaGGTTGAGGATAGCGCCGGCGACGGACCCTTGCTGTGGGGAGAGGCCGATGGAAGAGGCGtagttggggagggagtaGAGGAGAGTGATGTAGCCGAGGTCAGTGGAGATGCcccagacgatgatgaggaggacttCGAGGTGGCCGAGGTCGCGGTGGTTGAAGGTTCGTTGGCGGGGTTGGGCGCGTGAGCGAGGCCGGtctttgaggaggagggaagagacGAGGTGGGAACCTAGGGCgcagaaggcgaggatgCGATAGGTGGATTGCACGCCCACGGATTGGATGGCACGGCCGGCGGCGAGGTTGTATGCGAGGCCGCCGAGGCCGGCCCCGGAGGCGGCAATACcgctggagaagctgcgttTGGTGGAGAACCATTTGGGGAGAATGGAAGTGGCGGTTAGGTAGAGGAAGCCCATGCCGAAGCCGAAGGCGATGCCTTGGGTGAGTACGAGGTGCCAGACTTGGGTGGAGTAGGAGGCGGCGAAGAGACcggtgaagatgagggcTGTGCCGGTGAGAAGAGTGATGGTTGTGCCTAGTATTTCATTGGATTTGGTGACGATGGGTCCGATCAAAAGGGATAGGGAGACCTGGATCCCGCCGATGATGGCATAGTCGAGGTGGCTGGCGCCGGGGAAGGTCGAGTTGGAGAGGTAGTAGTCCAGAATTACACCCCAGGCGCTGTTGATGCCCCATGTGTGCACGTTAATCATGAAAACGCAGAATGTGCACACCCAGCCGTATCCGCCGTTGGGTGGGATGTCTTCCAGTGTACTGATGTTGGTGGCATTCTCGGGGCTTTGGTTGATATCAACTTGGTCGGGCGGCTGTAGTTCGAAATCGTCCCTTACGTGGAGGTGCTCAGTGCTGGGGTTCATTTTGAACTTTTCTCTGATGATTTGAAGGGTGCTTTTCTCTTGCTTTTCGGTTGATTTGATTGTAGaagccatggtgatggtagtcAGGGTTTATATGCATGAGTCACGCTCACCCCGCCGTGACACGTCCGCCTGCAGACAAAGGCAGAAACTTGGATATGTGTAGAGACCCGATCCAGGGCTATTTGAGCTTTGTGTTGGACTTCAGAGcatgatggaggagggtaGTAGATCAATTGATTTATTGCATTAGTATATTACAGATCAGATTCATGGGTCCACATTCCATTTAATATCCTCCCGGCCAAATATGTCGACGCGTCAGCTTACTCGGAAGTACCGGACTCGACCTTGCCATTCTTCTACCACAGGGTTAGAGTTTTTGATAGATAAGAGGCAAGGGGAGTGGAGTGTCTTACCAGGGTACGGCTGTATTTCACACCGACATTGTTTCCGCTGCGAGAGTCGTAGGGGAAGGGGGTAGTGTAGTTGAAGGTAGCAGTCAAACCCTCATAGGTCTTCTTGACTGTAGAAAGAATTCCATTGCCAGCAGAGCAGCTGGCATCAGTTGTGGGAACAGGCCAGCCAGCGTAGTACTCGCTGTAGTCATCATCGGACAGAGGACCCCAGTGAGTCTCGTTCATATACAGGTTGCTCGTATCAACCTCATAGTTAACATAGCCGGTCTTCTTGGCCAGCCAGCTGAACAGGTTCGCACCGCAGTCCCAGCGACCCAGAGAGGGGAGGCCCCAATTGGCAGACAGGGAAGCGATGACGGAATAGTGGGTGTAGAAGGTGTCATCCTTGGTACCTAGAAGATCATCCGGGACGGCACCGccgagaaggaaggtgtAGATGTTGTTGCCAATTTCATAGGTGCCGGTCTCATCAAAGGTGAGCATAATAAGGGTGTCCTTGGTGAAGTAATCGTTCTCCAGAAGCTCAGATAGGAAGTTCCAAGTCCAGTCACCGGAAAAGGTGATGTTGGTGTCGTGGCCATCGTTGGTCATGTTGGGAGTGATGAACATGTACTGCGGAAGACGGTGGttctccagatcatcgtAGAAGCTACTGAAGTTCTTGATTTGGCGCAGACGGAGAGCATCTTCGGTGACCGAGTCAAACAGGATCAGAGGATTGTGCTTGCGAACATAGTCGTTGGCACCGCTCTCGGGGTAGCGGTAACCCTGGTACCCAGGGTAGGGGAGGCCTTCCTGGTATTCACCCCAGGCAATGTTCTTGGTATCGAACAAATCGGCTATGGTAGAAACGTTGGAAGGAATCTGATGGAAGTCATCATTGTCCATGCCGAAAGTgtcaccagcagcagatgcGCAGTAGTTCGGCTCCGAAGGGTGAGTGATAGCCCAGAAGTTGTTCAAAAGGAGACCCTTCTTGGCCAGCACCGGCAGATGCtcggtggcagcagcagcatcaaaaTCCTATCAGGAATGGCGTGTCAGCTGTGGTTCAATCACTGCATATACCAGGTGTAACAGCTGAGGACATACGGTGTTCTCCAACCAGATGTTCACAAAGCGGTTGAACGCCAGTCCCTTGACATTCGAAACGGGAGAGTAAGGCTGCACGGTAGCCTGTGCGGCACGAATCTCAGCCAAGGAGGGGTATTCCTCCGTGGTGGTCTGGGCCACAGCCAGAGAAAGACCTCCGAGGAGGGTCACGAGGGACTGCTTGGTGAACATGATGCCTAGATATCAGCAGACGAAA harbors:
- a CDS encoding S8/S53 family peptidase (COG:O;~EggNog:ENOG410PNYX;~InterPro:IPR036852,IPR000209,IPR015500;~MEROPS:MER0000333;~PFAM:PF00082;~go_function: GO:0004252 - serine-type endopeptidase activity [Evidence IEA];~go_function: GO:0008236 - serine-type peptidase activity [Evidence IEA];~go_process: GO:0006508 - proteolysis [Evidence IEA]); its protein translation is MASEDPIDFAHTAIAQVANIASLLGVESKRPLCGRLGAELFLVANYIDTAGLDQERQLRLRISKLLRDVEAMCNWPKNIPTNDYPLLEAIAKPFPDGASYEKAQKKIRRGLDQLTACPRDAEVAISHIQKFIERNRKSSRRDESGDINSRKRAARPERSDLANAIAHRVLREQMCCTCQGNGVRRQMERGHLVCLLLQPPSQSVASNSLVQFDMLFSSKPFWDQSQLTHWQDIELLVPNGHTHGKKCVQFLGGDDGYRDEQADNLSAKMRQRTEKGQFCRLLDLAKGWRLCLSIEDQELYHFFEPHKQKVDHIPGICLAKILSTYHLTARMRLVLAYIIAYSVWQYYDTDWMRTKWTSETIQFMRESDTSGGRGQGKLFTWKPYVSVHFNDEDPLCYEQYKVPGMVHVYPRIRALGIMLVEIGLGFPLPKREKQGQPLAAEVNAELLTAINYAKDEECWKNFDYPDYMNSICHCLEPGTFDQAACMEGLSASEQRQNLKQRRNMLYEEVVFPLENLLQGTKWIDNYEKIAPLNVLSQDAKIKEATVPENLDKGKAPERRRKRTESEKNASNWLLDLKEFNRELAQVAPAAGLRGVSRRVRIAILDTGYDDNAPFFFSPDVMERLKGWKDWADGSSQPEDCHGHGTHLVSLVLRCAPDADIYVARIAKSPHQLLNSSDQVAEAISWASGEWEADIISMSFGFADEQPCISDAIREALYKRKDSILFFAAASNYGANDREMFPARHESVISIRGTNSNGLFADFNPPKHEDEPVDFGTLGIDVPSAWPNSDGEEYRSGTSVATAIAAGIAGSLLGYISSRPPEKPFYNAKNRAWTRRGMNAIFRAISSNTLQSGYLYLTVRGLIGIPEDARWAKIGGKLSGL
- a CDS encoding putative acid phosphatase (COG:S;~EggNog:ENOG410PH8E;~InterPro:IPR007312;~PFAM:PF04185;~SECRETED:SignalP(1-19);~go_function: GO:0016788 - hydrolase activity, acting on ester bonds [Evidence IEA]) gives rise to the protein MFTKQSLVTLLGGLSLAVAQTTTEEYPSLAEIRAAQATVQPYSPVSNVKGLAFNRFVNIWLENTDFDAAAATEHLPVLAKKGLLLNNFWAITHPSEPNYCASAAGDTFGMDNDDFHQIPSNVSTIADLFDTKNIAWGEYQEGLPYPGYQGYRYPESGANDYVRKHNPLILFDSVTEDALRLRQIKNFSSFYDDLENHRLPQYMFITPNMTNDGHDTNITFSGDWTWNFLSELLENDYFTKDTLIMLTFDETGTYEIGNNIYTFLLGGAVPDDLLGTKDDTFYTHYSVIASLSANWGLPSLGRWDCGANLFSWLAKKTGYVNYEVDTSNLYMNETHWGPLSDDDYSEYYAGWPVPTTDASCSAGNGILSTVKKTYEGLTATFNYTTPFPYDSRSGNNVGVKYSRTLKNGKVESGTSE
- a CDS encoding retropepsin-like aspartic protease (COG:S;~EggNog:ENOG410PWPU;~InterPro:IPR018247,IPR013087); amino-acid sequence: MERGIKEAAQQCVDLFTQCLEDPPLMENEWAENRLADMNLWISGTGACARGRASLDSRLASRPEAHDVIVNILRLLSTMIDECLNRNKTPDFSHISHNEEDPTFSEHEGQGRSFSPWSDDSSSDGQSPDCHELQNPSGNLLYESMYDIESMMDQLSRVAVAIRRSGRRSRLQKADQLFNASEHQELEGHLVGMLLCQLNGRIQKRDSSQLNEVQLRLVHCNLKRRNRFLYSQRHAMGLDAGNVRRTPVPKPAGSAQKETPQEKPGWESLNNSPIHANNTVITGTSASRLSDGFQLPQPGHTLHQIDHAKSVTLSAVSNTALEVDYPRPPQLKDDARLFRCPCCCEALPAKMTDDIRWRKHIEDDLSPYTCVLASCDQPYVLFNTKDSWRQHMLKDHNSMTYWTCFACCDGKKFSRRKDFVQHTKFFHAATVPLAHIPVLDELSKKTIPSEIRHCPLCNWPEADEVGVEKEALFNHIAKEVHSFSLRALPWADDNGQESDNNIHNCSEKVYDWLIKNSIQAYPSIERPPREERLWYDGYFQKNAYFACSSESSSSFEFDFDRSRQMDLDELRKMNEIESPGQNSEVNANPALHSSTSKPQGYDGKRVEDLEIPMESRRIKLSEEHSDTKHTPLDASSDIFVQNEKDLPSAPAYFWGPSSDTRTAALIFLDTNASADIMSHKFAKELDVPLKPWPNVLVCTPSTGSAIKSEIEVYWRFTRYEGVYRTKFLVLDMDTDKYDAVLGRKSISRFRLFQSPPLNPVSDRPYLRRHITSKATKQRKQAN
- a CDS encoding uncharacterized protein (COG:S;~EggNog:ENOG410PX35;~InterPro:IPR011009); amino-acid sequence: MNYPSTAMGPAKIIQLDGHEIRATKVEHLDPCRTVYRFHLEQNSYRHMIPETATSIIIKQQKEDWEEEFEDEKTAYTKLKSLQGEVIPYFYGEGYYDGLPALLLSDIRGITLDDLARSNEKVPEKLIKSYLEDVFEKLSTYEAFYLDQKLDNFILCGDQEHGYSKVMAVDLEQVEIPDQVRPWHWSINQEGARSLMEELRYRRNLKHESAPLEMWKIGHDKGVS
- a CDS encoding uncharacterized protein (COG:G;~EggNog:ENOG410PJKR;~InterPro:IPR011701,IPR036259;~TransMembrane:12 (i70-93o113-131i138-158o164-186i198-219o231-251i272-293o313-332i339-358o364-388i400-423o429-450i);~go_function: GO:0022857 - transmembrane transporter activity [Evidence IEA];~go_process: GO:0055085 - transmembrane transport [Evidence IEA]), which encodes MASTIKSTEKQEKSTLQIIREKFKMNPSTEHLHVRDDFELQPPDQVDINQSPENATNISTLEDIPPNGGYGWVCTFCVFMINVHTWGINSAWGVILDYYLSNSTFPGASHLDYAIIGGIQVSLSLLIGPIVTKSNEILGTTITLLTGTALIFTGLFAASYSTQVWHLVLTQGIAFGFGMGFLYLTATSILPKWFSTKRSFSSGIAASGAGLGGLAYNLAAGRAIQSVGVQSTYRILAFCALGSHLVSSLLLKDRPRSRAQPRQRTFNHRDLGHLEVLLIIVWGISTDLGYITLLYSLPNYASSIGLSPQQGSVAGAILNLGLVLGRPVVGYISDAYGRITISMAMTASCAFLCLAIWIPAHSYALLLLFAVLCGMVCGTFWGTIAPVLTDVVGLNRLPSTFGMVCLMLVAPNLVAEAIALSMAGSGAGYLSAQVYVACMFVLGAVCLWILRSWKFYELEVKGVSEDGEARNGSGMVGVHGFLRWMRPEKLFLRGRV
- a CDS encoding uncharacterized protein (COG:S;~EggNog:ENOG410PSCX) — protein: MAQQPTYILSPNFHFKPGTGPIGLGNIISHPLRPHRALTTVDATTLEKVYPRIERFTDCERSIERGDSRDVSMSLWAEFLQTVSGKLSGGRGSDVRSNYTMDQLETEYFVTDPPLEEIQARLKAPRVQAVTKAGRAPGFRNPVYMVTGLMIAKGFTATMENNKRHNGDIGVGGNIPSPGIQVGAGANLAKSTSTEESDTWRAGEDIVFAYQLLKIEVKGWKGDRVKYDELRHKAAYLSKDDEDETDEDEDAVEEIIICSADPGTLSSDHDQGSMTVTEIGEGGSRVSCISSIVGSNP